The Belonocnema kinseyi isolate 2016_QV_RU_SX_M_011 chromosome 1, B_treatae_v1, whole genome shotgun sequence genomic interval tttcgggtgtgattttagcacacaatcttctcccgcaattcaacttaaaaataaatttctcataccgctgtgcaaaaaatcgaaaatccaaaaattttcagattatgttcctgttctcaattctggatcatgagaaattttaaaaatacatcatatcacggatcagcaaatgtgatcttctagtaattaacattgggctttcagtcaattgcagaaacactattaatttgcaacttctttcagaaaatataactaatcaaTGGCTAGGTTAAGAACTGTgcacaaataaatggacgattttTCCTGCTAAAATTCAGACAGCGTAAAAGtaatgagataaaatatatttcatatggttatggaaatatacaatcaaaatTCTTAGAAACTTAACAGgtacgttgaaaaagatattccgctataaagtaaaaaaaaaaaaaaattcctcggtcgctaggactcgaacattcgctccctagtggaatctgatttctagtcagacaccacaggagatctgatttttagtcagacgccttagccactcggctacagctgcggatattatttcgaaTGTGATTTTAGcgcacaatcttctcccgcaatacaacttaagaaaaaatttctcataccgctgtgcaaaaaattgaaaatccgaaaattttcagattaggttcctgttctcaattctgaaacctgagaaatattaaaaatacatcatatcatggatcagcaaatgtgatcttctagtaattaacattgggctttcagtcaattgcagaatgaatattaatttgcaacttgtttcagaaaatattattaatcaatgtCTATGTTATGAACAGTGCACAAATGAATAGACgatttttcctgataaaattaTGACAGCtaaaagtgatgagataaaatatatttcatagcgttatggaaatatacaatcaagATTCAATGAAACTTGACGAATACGTCGAAAAGGATATTCCggtatatagtcaaaaaaaaaaaaaaattcctcggtcgctaggactcgaatattcgctccatagtggaatctgatttcttgtCAGACaacacaggagatctgattttttgtcagacgccttagccactcggctacagttgcggatattatttcggatgtgacTTTAGCACACAATCTTCCCCCGGAacacaacttaagaaaaaatttctcgtatcgctgtgcaaaaaatctaaaatccaaaaattttcagattatgttcgTGTTCTCAATTCTCGATCCTGAGAAATTTTNNNNNNNNNNNNNNNNNNNNNNNNNNNNNNNNNNNNNNNNNNNNNNNNNNNNNNNNNNNNNNNNNNNNNNNNNNNNNNNNNNNNNNNNNNNNNNNNNNNNtaatattttctgaaaaaaggtgaaaattaatattctttctgcaattgactgaaagcccaatgttaattactagaagatcacatttactgatccatgatatgatgtatttttaatatttctcagggttcagaattgagaacaggaacctaatttgaaaatttttggattttcgattttttgcacagcggtatgagaaattttttcttaagttgcattgcgggagaagattgtgtgctgaaatcacatccgaaataatatccgcagctgtagcgGAGTGGTTAAGGCGTCTGGTAAAAAATCAGATCTCCTCTGGTGTCTGacaagaaatcagattccactatgaAGCGAATTTTCGAGccctagcgaccgaggaatttttttttactttatagcgggaatatctttttcaaagtatttgtcaaatttttatgaatttagctTGTACATTTCCATAACGCtcggaaatatattttatctcgtcacctttacgctctcttaatttttgcacaaacaatcgtccatttatttgcacgccgctcataagctagccattcatttgtagtattttcggaaaaaagttgcaaattaatagtctttctgcaattgactGACAGCCCAAGGTTAATTACTagaagatcacatttgctgatccatgatatgatgtatttttaaaatttctcaggatcGAGAATTGAGAACAcgaacataatctgaaaatttttggattttagattttttgcacagcgatacgagaaattttttcttaagttgtattcCGGGGGAATATTGTGTGCTAAAGTCACACCCGAAATAATATCCGCAACTGTtgccgagtggctaaggcgtctgacaaaaaatcagatctcctgtgttGTCTGacaagaaatcagattccactatggAGCGAATATTCGAGTCCTAGCGCctgaggaatttttttttgactatatagcggaatatctttttcaacgtatctgtcaagtttctatgaattttgattgtatattaccataacgctatgaaatatattttatctcatctcCTTTACGCTGTCTTAATTTTAGCACCAAgaatcgtccatttatttgcacgccgctcataagctagccattcatttgtaatattttctgaaaaaagttgcaaattaatagtctttctgcaattgactgaaagcccaaggttaattactagaagatcacatttgctgatccatgatattatgtatttttaaaattttttaggatccagaattgagaacaggaacataatccgaaaatttttgaatttcgattttCTGCACAGCGGTAtgcgaatttttttcttaagttgtattgcgggagaagattgggtgctaaaatcacatccgaaataatatccgcagctgtagccgcgtggctaaggcgtctgactaaaaatcagatatcCTGTGttgtctgactaaaaatcagattccactatggagcgaatgttcgagtcctagcgaccgaggaatttttttttttttttgactatatagcggaatatctttttcaacgtattcGTCAAGTTTCATTGAATcttgattgtatatttccataacgctatgaaatatattttatctcatcacttttaGCTGTCATAATTTTAGCAGGAAAAATCGTCCATACATTTGTGCACTGTTCATAACCTAGacattgattaataatattttctgaaaaatttgcaaattaatattctttctgcaattgactgaaagcccaatgttaattactagaagatcacatttgctgatccatgtaattatgtatttctaaaatttctcagaattcagaattgagaacaggatcataatctggaaatttttggattttcgattttttgcacagcggtatgagaaattttttctaaagttgcattgcgggagaagattgtgtgccaAAAATCACATCCGAAttaatatccgcagctgtagccgagtggctaaggcgtctgactaaaaatgagatctcctgtggtgtctgactagaaatcagattccactaaggagcgaatgttcgagtcctagcgaccgaggaatttttttttttgactatatagcggaatatctttttcaccgtatctgtcaagtttctatgaatcttgattgtatatttccataacgctatgaaatatattttatctcatcacttttaGGTGTCAtaattttatcaggaaaaatcGTCCATTCATTTGTGCACTGTTCATAACCTAGacattgattaataatattttctgaaaaaagttgcaaattaatattctttctgcaattgactgaaagcccaatgttaattactagaagatcacatttgctgatccatgatattatttatttttaatatttctcagggTTCAGAATTTAGAACAGAaacctaatctgaaaatttttggattttcgattttttgcacagcggtaagagaaattttttcttaagttgtgttgcgggagaagattgtttgctaaaatcacatccgaaataatatccgcagctgtagccgtgtggctaaggcgtctgactaaaaatcagatctcctgtggttgtctgactagaaatcagattccactaaggagcgaattttcgagtcctagcgaccgaggaatttttttttttttttgactatatagcgtaatatctttttcaacgtatctgtcaagtttctatgaattttgattgCATATNNNNNNNNNNNNNNNNNNNNNNNNNNNNNNNNNNNNNNNNNNNNNNNNNNNNNNNNNNNNNNNNNNNNNNNNNNNNNNNNNNNNNNNNNNNNNNNNNNNNGAAGGCTGCTTAGCATCAGCCGTTAGCCTCTCAATCGCCTTGGCCTGTTTTAGTCTGTCTACTAGGTCCCTCCCAAAGAGGAATTCGTCTGGCTTGGATGTGCCCAAAATTTCTTTCACGGATTTATTGAATCCGGGCGTCACCGTTGCCCTCCTGGTAACTGATTGCTTGTAATGAACGTCAGACAAAATCTTAAAGGCatcaaaaagattttcgaatatcgGCGTGGGGTCGATGCTTTCATCCTCTACAATCAGTGTAGAAAGAACGGATCCTACTGCCATCAAAGCCGATCCAATCGCATTCTGCACAAGCTTTTTGTAACCATCCCTTTTTTTGTGCCGCAGCTGTCATTTTTGACTCGATGACAGAATTCATCTTCGGAGCCTCCAATAAAtcattccttttatattttgtcaGCAATTCATCTGACACTTTCCAAGGGAGgcctttttttaaccaaaacttaagCCTCGGTAAGATTACCTGATGGATAGATAAATCCAGACATTTCGGTACGGAAGGATCCTCGCCAAGGATGTCCTTATACGCTTGATTGATCTCAATGTCACTTTCGATTGGGTCTTTTGATGCAAGTTCCCCCTTAATCGATtctaaaatgagaaaaatgtaggTTTCAGTTTAATCGAACCTTTTCTAAAAATGGCATGTGTCTTGTCTCCAGTACaagctcatttttaatttaatttaatttaattggaaGCGCTTTCCAATTATAAACGAATGTTTTGCCGCAAGTGCAAGCTCTTAAGTATGAGAATCGAAAAATTAGAACGTATTGCCTCTAGTGCAATCTCGTTATATTTCGTAAATAGggtatatttgaacaattttaattttaactttctgTCTGGTTAAATTTAAGTCTTGCTTCCAGTGCAagctctttttgtttaaacagcaGTAACGTCTTGCCTCTTGTGCAAGCTCGTTACTTTTTGTGACGCAGTTACCCGTACTACGCAATATATTTACCAAAGGATTATAATTTAATAGTTACCTAATTTGGAATCACCGATGTCCGAAAGATCAAAATCTCCGTAAATACTTCCGAGGATCGATTCTAGATCGCTGTCCGGGTTGTCAACAACCTGTTTGTTTTCTTCCTGCAGTGCAGGACTCGAGTGCTCCTCGTCCGACGATACGTCGTAATAAGTCAAATTGTTCATGACTGCTGCATTCTGCTTATTTTATTCTCAAGGGCACCGATGAACTCGGGATTTATCCTTTTTCTGCTCATATTGAGCACTCAACACAATTGTAAACACTAAGAAATCAGCGATCAATGGAAAACACACCCGCACTCTAGCGCACAACAAAGAGATATGAATCAGATCAATTCCAGACCCGTACAGCCGACATTGGGGCCCCTGGCACCGCAaattttttggctctaaatgTTGTGCACCCTAGTAGACTTAGGGATAACTACATGGTAAAATAGTATAATCTCGAGAACGAGGCTCgaaatataatgtatttttaaaatttctcaggatcCGGAATTTAGAACAGGaacctaatctgaaaatttttggattttcgattttttgaacatcggtatgagaaatttatttttaagttgaattgcgggagaagattgtgtgctaaaatcacacccgaaataatatccgcagctgtagccgagtggctgaGGCGTCTGACAAAAAATCAGATCCCCTGTGGTGTCTGacaagaaatcagattccacgatggagcgaatgttcgagccctagcgaccgaggaatttttttttttgactatatagcgaaatatctttttcaacgtattcGCCAATTTTCCATGAATcttgattgtatatttccataacgctatgaaatatattttatctcatcacttttaGCTGTCAtaattttatcaggaaaaatcGTCCATTCATTTGTGCACTGTTCATAACCTAGacattgattaataatattttctgaaaaaaggtgaaaattaatattctttctgcAATTGACTGAAAGCCCAATGTTAATTACTAGAAGATCACATTTACTGATCCATGATATgacgtatttttaatatttctcagggttcagaattgagaacaggaacctaatctgaaaattttcggattttcaatttcttgcacagcggtatgagaaattttttcttaagttgtattgcgggagaagattgtgcgCTAAAATCACAttcgaaataatatccgcagctgtagccgagtggctaaggcgtctgactaaaaatcagatctcctgtggtgtctgactagaaatcagattccactagggagcgaatgttcgagtcctagcgaccgaggaatttttttttttttgactttatagcggaatatctttttcaacgtacCTGTTAAGTTTCTAAGAATTTTGATAGTATATTTCCATAAccatatgaaatatattttatctcattaCTTTTACGCTGTCTGAATTTTAGCAGGAaaaatcgtccatttatttgtgcACTGTTCTTAACCTAGCCAttgattagttatattttctgaaagaagttgcaaattaatagtatTTGTGCAAATGACTGAAAGCTCAAGGTTAATTACCAGAAGATtacatttgctgatccatgatgtgatgtat includes:
- the LOC117178301 gene encoding uncharacterized protein LOC117178301, with product MNNLTYYDVSSDEEHSSPALQEENKQVVDNPDSDLESILGSIYGDFDLSDIGDSKLESIKGELASKDPIESDIEINQAYKDILGEDPSVPKCLDLSIHQVILPRLKFWLKKGLPWKVSDELLTKYKRNDLLEAPKMNSVIESKMTAAAQKKGWLQKACAECDWIGFDGSRIRSFYTDCRG